Proteins encoded by one window of Collimonas fungivorans:
- a CDS encoding helix-turn-helix transcriptional regulator gives MPAQNYLHIWDDRLLYIAPSIASGMTVRSTATLLISLTGKPFILRPLNGISLRYRAALVAPHVARGLEADSCGLLSLNLDPVSVNYHALRKVVGTGPIHEIDWRCFGNLRDLFEGVMHGQIQGPALHRFTTVLINAICQGRPADAIVDARVKMVMQRLQCDSEKIVLADLADIAGLSPCRLTHLFSQEIGLSIKRYLLWAKVRRAGQLLVSGKPLVDIAHASGFSDSSHMNRTYQQYFGLSPSFLADNAKVALTVDNSATAMWRDGGSGVSF, from the coding sequence ATGCCTGCACAAAATTACCTACATATCTGGGACGACAGGCTTTTGTATATCGCTCCTTCGATTGCGTCCGGAATGACGGTCCGTTCGACGGCCACCCTGTTGATTTCACTAACGGGGAAGCCATTCATATTGAGGCCGCTGAACGGAATATCGTTGCGATATCGTGCGGCGCTGGTGGCGCCGCATGTCGCGCGTGGTCTTGAAGCTGACAGTTGCGGCCTGCTGTCGTTAAACCTGGATCCGGTTTCCGTCAATTATCACGCATTGAGGAAAGTGGTAGGTACCGGGCCGATCCATGAAATCGACTGGCGCTGCTTTGGCAATTTACGCGACTTGTTCGAAGGAGTGATGCATGGCCAGATACAGGGACCGGCCTTGCACCGCTTTACGACCGTCTTGATCAACGCTATCTGTCAAGGCCGGCCGGCTGACGCCATTGTCGACGCCAGGGTGAAAATGGTAATGCAGCGCTTGCAGTGCGATTCTGAAAAGATTGTCCTCGCCGACCTTGCAGACATCGCCGGTCTTTCACCATGCCGTCTCACCCATTTGTTCAGCCAGGAAATCGGTCTTTCGATCAAACGCTATCTGTTATGGGCCAAGGTCAGGCGTGCAGGGCAATTGCTGGTCAGCGGCAAGCCTTTGGTCGATATTGCGCACGCCAGCGGCTTTTCCGATTCGTCTCATATGAACAGGACTTATCAGCAATACTTCGGACTGTCTCCTTCGTTCCTTGCTGATAACGCCAAGGTTGCGCTGACCGTCGACAATAGTGCAACAGCCATGTGGCGAGATGGTGGCAGCGGCGTCAGCTTTTGA
- the plcR gene encoding phospholipase C accessory protein PlcR, with product MAALPATAAASAAEQGAEGRNPGPAERGLDLPALRQSLSSRPDGEEKLAHILAFARFRDRIEMLAVLPSGDRVRQALQLLEELPEHVYRGELPPVQAIPLSSALLEYAESNPVARSLKEKQSEQRWKQYAQETVGPSPALDPRHKMYERESLRIYQEVMSTVNDPQQQQAMLMSRLQALRVQLYDKSKED from the coding sequence ATGGCCGCACTGCCGGCGACGGCTGCTGCGAGCGCGGCTGAGCAGGGAGCGGAAGGTAGAAATCCCGGCCCTGCCGAGCGCGGGCTGGATTTACCTGCATTGCGCCAGTCCTTGAGCAGCCGGCCCGACGGCGAAGAAAAACTCGCCCATATCCTGGCATTTGCGCGCTTCCGCGATCGAATCGAAATGTTGGCCGTCCTGCCTTCCGGCGATCGTGTCAGACAGGCCTTGCAATTGCTCGAGGAACTCCCGGAGCACGTCTATCGCGGAGAGCTGCCGCCTGTCCAGGCAATTCCGCTTAGTTCCGCACTGCTGGAGTACGCAGAGTCTAATCCGGTTGCGCGTAGCCTGAAAGAAAAGCAGAGTGAGCAACGCTGGAAACAATATGCGCAAGAAACAGTTGGACCATCGCCTGCGCTGGATCCTCGCCACAAGATGTATGAGCGGGAAAGTTTGCGCATCTATCAAGAAGTGATGTCCACGGTAAACGACCCGCAGCAACAGCAAGCAATGCTGATGAGCCGCTTGCAGGCTTTGCGGGTTCAGCTTTACGACAAGTCAAAGGAGGACTGA